The following proteins are co-located in the Ostrinia nubilalis chromosome 22, ilOstNubi1.1, whole genome shotgun sequence genome:
- the LOC135082723 gene encoding uncharacterized protein LOC135082723, with amino-acid sequence MKGILVQLASVLILGIGAFIGAYSLTWVSYTAPLLESEASPLGVVMTKSQTNVMTSVVTLGSMVAALTTGQLPELVGRKKSELFCGLLCVLSWALIASAHSVTQIIIARFILGYGVGIHLVVVFTYINEICQAFIRGTMASIPLFTFSIGALVSYITGWVCSYDVIIYLNLSVCVLFVLLLTLMKESPVYLITKNETKEALTSLKFYRGTSKTTTAVLEEFEYLRTQRQGYTKVNKDDNIILEHIGCEKEKEGSADDISPWKILRTSKPTQRAIITLTAHVIITAFMGGMAVQAYAVHFFLAAAPDLSPHLCSVILAVAIVIGNILAVLCTDLVGRRLLLISTCAICTICLGTLVGLLRWSGSPAWAVPLVMQLYSCAFQAGVNNVPLVQLSESFSPKVKSLASSIVMSSTCFSNFALLSIFSLLVDHLGLDGTFLMFCVISAAATVLTFLTAKETKGIRLEEIQGMYERGFLYYK; translated from the exons ATGAAAGGAATCCTGGTCCAGTTGGCGTCAGTGCTTATTT TGGGTATAGGAGCCTTCATAGGAGCGTATTCGTTGACATGGGTGTCTTACACCGCACCTTTGCTGGAGAGCGAGGCTTCTCCCCTCGGGGTTGTGATGACGAAGAGCCAGACCAACGTCATGACGTCTGTGGTGACCCTGGGATCCATGGTGGCTGCTCTTACTACTGGACAGCTGCCTGAGCTGGTGGGGAGAAAGAAGTCTGAGCTGTTCTGTGGACTATTATGTGTC CTCTCCTGGGCATTGATCGCGTCAGCCCACTCCGTCACTCAAATAATCATAGCTCGATTCATACTGGGCTACGGAGTCGGCATCCACTTGGTAGTGGTCTTTACCTACATCAATGAGATCTGCCAGGCCTTCATCAGGGGGACTATGGCCTCGATACCGCTCTTTACATTCTCCATTGGGGCTCTGGTGTCTTACATCACCGGATGGGTGTGCAGCTATGACGTCATCATCTATCTGAATCTGTCAGTGTGTGTGCTGTTTGTTTTGTTACTGACTCTTATGAAGGAGAGCCCAGTGTATTTGATCACGAAGAATGAAACTAAG GAAGCTCTGACGTCACTAAAGTTTTATCGTGGCACATCTAAAACTACGACGGCAGTTTTGGAGGAATTCGAGTATTTGAGGACTCAAAGACAGGGTTATACAA AAGTAAACAAGGATGACAATATTATCCTAGAACACATTGGCTGTGAGAAAGAGAAAGAAGGCAGCGCCGATGATATTTCTCCTTGGAAGATACTGA GGACATCGAAGCCGACCCAGCGAGCGATCATCACGCTGACTGCCCACGTCATCATCACAGCATTTATGGGAGGTATGGCGGTGCAAGCGTATGCCGTCCACTTCTTCCTGGCAGCAGCACCAGATCTATCCCCGCATTTATGTTCAGTCATCTTGGCTGTGGCGATCGTGATCGGGAACATTCTGGCAGTACTGTGCACGGATTTGGTTGGGAGACGG TTGTTGCTAATATCTACTTGCGCCATCTGTACTATCTGCCTCGGCACACTGGTCGGCCTTCTGCGCTGGTCAGGCAGTCCAGCATGGGCAGTTCCATTGGTGATGCAGCTGTATTCCTGCGCCTTCCAGGCAGGAGTGAACAACGTGCCGTTGGTGCAGCTGTCAGAATCTTTCTCGCCAAAG GTGAAGAGCTTAGCCTCCTCCATCGTCATGAGCAGCACTTGCTTCAGCAACTTCGCTTTGCTCTCAATATTCAGTCTTCTTGTGGACCACCTGGGTCTTGACGGAACATTCCTGATGTTCTGTGTCATATCTGCGGCAGCTACTGTGCTGACCTTCTTGACGGCGAAGGAAACCAAAGGGATTAGGCTTGAAGAGATACAGGGCATGTACGAGAGGggatttttatattataaatag